GTGGGAACAACTCAAGGAACAGTCTCAATAAACGTTCGCCATGCATTTGAAGGAGTAGCGACCAATGGCCACGACTGTCTTCTATCGGTTTATCGATTCCCCGCTGGGGCGTATATATCTCCAAGGGGATGGGCAATTTTTAACTGGGCTGTACATGCCAAGGCATAAGCACTGGCAGGGGCCCGATTCCTCGTTGCGCCAGTCGAACGCCGCATTTACGGAGGTAAGCGAGCAGCTCGAAGAATATTTCGCCGGCGAGCGCAATCAGTTCAATGTGCCAGTGAGGCTGGACGGCACGCCGTTTCAGCAGCGTGTCTGGCAAGAACTCGTGCGCATTCCTTATGGCAAGACAATTACCTACGCGCAGCTCGCCGCACGCGTAGGCAAGCCTACTGCCTCGCGCGCCGTAGGGAATGCTAACGGCCGCAATCCTGTCTCGATCATCGTGCCATGTCATCGTGTGATCGGCGCCGATGGTAAACTCACCGGATATGGAGGTGGCGTCGACAAAAAAGAATGGCTGCTCGCCTGGGAACGCGATAAGTCGGCGATCAGCAAGCCGGCCATTTCGCGTCGCGAGCATGTCGCCTGACGGGTTAACGGACGGCGCCGCAGTGCGTCGCCACATGCTTCGGCCTCATAGTGGCTCGGAAACTGACCTTTTCTTCATCTGG
The Pirellulales bacterium DNA segment above includes these coding regions:
- a CDS encoding methylated-DNA--[protein]-cysteine S-methyltransferase, with product MATTVFYRFIDSPLGRIYLQGDGQFLTGLYMPRHKHWQGPDSSLRQSNAAFTEVSEQLEEYFAGERNQFNVPVRLDGTPFQQRVWQELVRIPYGKTITYAQLAARVGKPTASRAVGNANGRNPVSIIVPCHRVIGADGKLTGYGGGVDKKEWLLAWERDKSAISKPAISRREHVA